A genomic stretch from Candidatus Eisenbacteria bacterium includes:
- the rimO gene encoding 30S ribosomal protein S12 methylthiotransferase RimO, with protein MIAPVSIRDPGAPAAPGAGARVALVTLGCAKNLVDSEIMAGLMSRAGFATVPEVGDADLAVVNTCAFIGPSQRESIDRILEMAALKREGKLKGIVVAGCLAQRFQAELLREIPEVDAVVGTGQVDAIVRVMNRVLRSREQRILEVGPPGTAVDLAAHRAVSTPRHLAYLRVADGCDFRCTFCIIPKLRGDLRSRPLESVVEEARRLAEAGAKELLLIAQDSTSYGADLYGEARLPQLLRALASIDGVEWIRVHYTHPKTWSEALIRVFEEEAKVCRYVDIPLQHVTDPMLRRMRREVRRADMERLIETLRSRLPGVAIRTHFIVGFPGETEEDFAELLDYVRRAELDHVGCFAYSREDGTPAGRMKEQVPERLKLSRRRTLMAAQRKVAESVWGGWVGRTVPVRVDGAVPGRAGVWLGRVEQQGYEVDGVTYVRAPSGARGPRAGDLVRVRIGRARHYDLDGEMVA; from the coding sequence ATGATCGCGCCGGTCTCGATCCGGGACCCGGGCGCCCCGGCCGCGCCCGGGGCGGGCGCGCGCGTCGCGCTCGTCACCTTGGGCTGCGCCAAGAACCTCGTCGACTCGGAGATCATGGCGGGCCTCATGTCGCGCGCGGGATTCGCGACGGTCCCGGAGGTCGGGGACGCCGATCTTGCCGTCGTCAACACCTGCGCTTTCATCGGGCCTTCGCAACGGGAATCGATCGACCGAATCCTGGAAATGGCGGCCCTGAAACGGGAAGGAAAGCTCAAGGGGATTGTGGTCGCGGGCTGTCTCGCGCAGCGCTTTCAAGCGGAGCTGTTGCGCGAGATCCCCGAGGTGGACGCGGTCGTCGGCACGGGGCAGGTGGACGCGATCGTCCGCGTCATGAACCGCGTGTTGCGTTCCCGGGAGCAGCGGATCCTCGAGGTCGGACCGCCGGGAACCGCGGTCGATCTCGCGGCGCACCGCGCGGTCTCGACGCCGCGGCATCTCGCCTACCTTCGCGTCGCTGACGGGTGCGATTTCCGCTGCACCTTTTGCATCATCCCGAAGCTCCGGGGGGATTTGAGGAGCCGTCCCCTGGAATCGGTGGTCGAGGAAGCCCGCCGGCTGGCGGAAGCGGGGGCCAAGGAGCTGCTCCTGATCGCACAGGATTCCACCTCGTACGGCGCGGACCTCTACGGCGAGGCTCGGCTCCCGCAGCTCCTCCGGGCGCTCGCCTCGATCGACGGCGTCGAATGGATCCGGGTGCACTACACTCACCCTAAGACCTGGAGCGAAGCCCTGATCCGGGTGTTTGAAGAAGAGGCGAAGGTGTGCAGGTACGTGGACATTCCCCTGCAACACGTTACGGATCCGATGCTGCGCAGGATGCGTCGGGAGGTGCGCCGGGCCGACATGGAGCGGCTGATCGAAACTCTGCGGAGCCGTCTCCCGGGCGTCGCGATCCGGACGCATTTCATCGTGGGTTTTCCGGGCGAGACGGAGGAGGATTTCGCCGAGCTGCTCGATTACGTCCGCCGGGCCGAGCTCGACCACGTGGGATGCTTCGCCTACTCCCGCGAGGACGGCACGCCCGCCGGACGGATGAAGGAACAGGTTCCGGAGCGCCTGAAGCTTTCGCGCCGCCGGACGCTCATGGCGGCGCAGCGGAAGGTCGCGGAATCGGTGTGGGGTGGATGGGTCGGGCGCACGGTCCCGGTCCGTGTCGACGGTGCGGTGCCGGGGCGCGCGGGCGTCTGGCTCGGACGCGTGGAGCAGCAGGGCTACGAGGTGGATGGTGTCACCTACGTGCGCGCCCCGTCGGGCGCGCGGGGGCCGCGGGCGGGTGACCTCGTGAGAGTCCGAATCGGGCGGGCTCGGCACTACGATTTGGACGGGGAGATGGTCGCGTGA
- a CDS encoding DNA translocase FtsK encodes MWLLGRLSVRRKFQILGLCLLSIGAFFALALVTRDARDQTTELLGTGAVRNQGGVLGALLSGSFVSKLGIVGAWAVPLALVAWGWNRLRLKPALEPGIRTILGAIGLLFLLGFLHLLTSGDRALSGAVGEFVGLAAARLLGKIGGELALGTGLVVIGVIGFEIGSSQRVRQAIQGALGALVAPFRRTRLQGTLRGESMDPESSESAPPLSPARGRKSAALEEEELASAWRSGREKQRPPSGPRIVSRREAEGRAEPLSIPFPPQAPRTAGARGQAAGAGGEAGLKLGPVAVPEAKLPSIELLDRHETTRQAVHKEELLELSRVLERTLADFDVEGKVSEVHPGPVITLFEYEPAPGVKVNQIMNRQDDLALALKAQRIRIVAPIPGKAAVGVEIPNRVKATVSLREIISSAPFQDTADALPLALGKDVAGAPFTTSLERMPHLLIAGATGSGKSVCINTLIMSLLYTRTPAELRFILIDPKMLELTPFNGIPHLRMPVVTDPKKAAQALRFCVKEMERRYQMLARHGARNIEAYNRLGLDPSQVEEPRLPYIVLVVDELADLMALLPTEIEEPIGRLAQMARAVGIHLILATQRPSVDVITGMIKANFPSRIAFQVASRTDSRVILDMNGAESLLGHGDCLYLPAGKPEPYRIHGAFVSGEEIERVVEFLKSQGRPVEADDSALEQVRVSESDADDELYDEAMRLVVLHQQASTSMLQRRLKVGYSRAARLLDLLEERGVVGPSEGAKGREVLVTERELADRAHEPPPGVGTNA; translated from the coding sequence ATGTGGCTCCTGGGCCGGCTCTCGGTCCGGCGGAAGTTCCAGATCCTCGGACTCTGCCTCCTTTCGATCGGGGCGTTCTTCGCGCTCGCGCTCGTCACGCGCGATGCGCGCGATCAAACCACGGAGCTTCTCGGGACCGGCGCGGTCCGTAACCAGGGGGGGGTGCTTGGGGCCCTCCTCTCGGGGAGCTTCGTGTCGAAGCTCGGGATCGTGGGCGCCTGGGCGGTTCCGCTCGCCCTGGTCGCATGGGGATGGAACCGGCTCCGGTTGAAGCCGGCCCTCGAGCCGGGCATCCGAACCATCCTGGGCGCGATCGGGCTCCTCTTCCTTCTCGGATTCCTCCATCTCCTCACGTCGGGCGACCGCGCTCTCTCCGGGGCCGTGGGGGAATTCGTCGGGCTCGCGGCCGCGCGGCTCCTGGGAAAGATCGGGGGGGAGCTGGCGCTGGGGACGGGGCTCGTGGTGATCGGCGTGATCGGGTTCGAGATCGGCTCCTCGCAGCGAGTGCGCCAGGCGATCCAAGGAGCGCTCGGGGCTCTGGTCGCGCCGTTCCGGCGAACGAGGCTCCAAGGAACGCTGCGGGGCGAGTCGATGGACCCGGAGTCCTCGGAATCCGCTCCGCCTCTTTCCCCGGCGCGGGGGCGGAAGTCCGCCGCGCTGGAGGAGGAGGAGCTTGCGTCCGCCTGGAGATCGGGGCGGGAAAAGCAGCGCCCGCCGTCGGGTCCTCGGATCGTCTCCCGCCGTGAAGCGGAGGGGCGCGCGGAGCCCCTGAGCATTCCGTTTCCGCCCCAGGCGCCGAGGACCGCCGGCGCCCGCGGCCAAGCCGCCGGGGCGGGCGGGGAGGCAGGGCTCAAGCTCGGCCCCGTCGCCGTCCCCGAGGCGAAGCTTCCTTCCATCGAGCTTCTCGACCGGCACGAGACGACTCGACAGGCGGTGCATAAGGAAGAGCTGCTGGAGCTGTCGCGCGTCCTCGAGCGGACCCTCGCCGATTTCGACGTCGAGGGGAAGGTATCCGAGGTGCACCCCGGGCCGGTCATTACTCTCTTCGAGTACGAGCCCGCACCCGGGGTCAAGGTCAATCAGATCATGAACCGCCAGGACGATCTCGCGCTCGCGCTCAAGGCGCAGAGGATCCGGATCGTGGCGCCGATTCCCGGGAAAGCCGCGGTGGGGGTTGAAATCCCGAATCGCGTCAAGGCCACGGTGTCCCTCCGCGAGATCATTTCCTCCGCGCCGTTTCAAGACACGGCGGATGCCCTTCCGCTCGCGCTGGGCAAGGATGTGGCCGGCGCTCCCTTCACCACCTCGCTCGAACGGATGCCGCATCTCTTGATCGCGGGCGCGACCGGGTCGGGGAAGAGCGTCTGCATCAACACGCTCATCATGAGCCTTCTCTACACGCGGACCCCCGCGGAGCTCCGATTCATCCTCATCGACCCGAAGATGCTCGAGCTGACGCCTTTCAACGGGATTCCGCATCTCAGGATGCCGGTCGTGACGGATCCCAAGAAAGCCGCGCAAGCGCTCCGCTTCTGCGTGAAGGAAATGGAGCGCCGCTACCAGATGCTCGCGCGGCACGGGGCACGCAACATCGAGGCCTATAACCGGCTCGGTCTCGACCCGTCGCAGGTCGAGGAGCCTAGGCTCCCGTACATCGTCCTGGTGGTGGACGAGCTGGCCGACCTGATGGCCCTCCTTCCGACCGAGATCGAGGAGCCGATCGGACGCCTCGCGCAGATGGCGCGAGCGGTCGGCATCCACTTGATTCTGGCGACCCAGCGCCCCTCGGTGGACGTGATCACGGGAATGATCAAGGCCAACTTTCCGTCTCGGATCGCGTTTCAGGTCGCAAGCCGCACCGATTCGCGCGTGATCCTCGATATGAACGGCGCCGAGAGCCTCCTGGGGCACGGCGACTGCCTGTACCTCCCCGCCGGGAAACCGGAGCCCTATCGGATCCACGGTGCCTTCGTATCCGGCGAGGAGATCGAGCGCGTTGTGGAATTCCTGAAGAGTCAGGGGCGGCCCGTCGAGGCGGACGACTCGGCCCTCGAGCAGGTGCGCGTTTCGGAATCGGACGCGGACGATGAGCTCTACGACGAGGCGATGCGCCTGGTAGTGCTCCACCAGCAGGCTTCGACCTCCATGCTGCAGCGCCGGCTCAAGGTCGGCTACTCGCGCGCGGCGCGTCTCCTCGACCTGCTCGAAGAGCGCGGCGTCGTGGGGCCCTCCGAGGGTGCGAAGGGGCGCGAGGTGCTCGTCACGGAACGGGAGCTCGCCGACCGCGCGCACGAGCCTCCTCCGGGCGTCGGGACGAACGCATGA
- a CDS encoding adenosylhomocysteinase encodes MNAQGHVRDPKLAEPGMSRIEWAEREMPVLRQIRARFERERPLQGKRIAACLHVTTETANLMLTLKAGGAEIALCASNPLSTQDEVAAALAYRHGIATFAIKGEDSETYYSHIGAAIDWKPEFTMDDGADLVTVLHTKRSDQIGHVIGGTEETTTGVIRLRSMAREGALRYPILAVNDAKTKHLFDNRYGTGQSTIDGVLRATNRLLAGSTFVVLGYGWCGRGVASRARGMGAHVLVTEVDPLPALEAVMDGFQVMPAPAAVRLGDVFVTVTGNIHVLGLEHFRAMKDGAIVANSGHFNVELDLDSLRKEAKAARVVRPFVEEFTLPNGKRIFVLGEGRLINLAAAEGHPAAVMDMSFANQALGIEYLLTHARELKPNVYPIPKALDQEIARLKLEALGVHIDTLTPEQSAYLASWQQGT; translated from the coding sequence ATGAACGCCCAGGGACACGTTCGCGACCCCAAGCTCGCGGAGCCGGGAATGAGCCGGATCGAGTGGGCGGAGCGCGAGATGCCGGTGCTCCGGCAGATTCGCGCCCGATTCGAGCGGGAGCGTCCGCTCCAGGGGAAACGGATCGCGGCCTGCCTCCACGTGACCACGGAGACGGCGAATCTCATGCTCACGCTGAAGGCGGGCGGGGCGGAAATCGCGCTCTGCGCCTCCAATCCGCTCTCCACCCAGGATGAGGTCGCGGCGGCGCTGGCGTACCGCCACGGCATCGCGACGTTCGCGATCAAGGGGGAAGACTCCGAAACGTACTACAGCCACATCGGCGCCGCGATCGATTGGAAACCCGAATTCACGATGGATGACGGCGCCGACCTCGTCACCGTGCTGCATACCAAGCGGAGCGATCAGATCGGGCACGTCATCGGGGGGACCGAGGAGACGACGACCGGTGTGATCCGCCTCCGAAGCATGGCCCGTGAGGGAGCGCTCCGGTATCCGATCCTCGCGGTGAACGACGCGAAGACGAAGCACCTCTTCGACAATCGGTACGGGACCGGCCAGAGCACGATCGACGGCGTCCTGCGCGCCACGAACCGGCTTCTCGCGGGATCCACGTTCGTCGTGCTGGGCTACGGCTGGTGCGGCCGTGGTGTGGCGTCGCGCGCGCGCGGCATGGGGGCGCACGTCCTCGTGACCGAGGTGGATCCTCTGCCCGCGCTCGAAGCGGTCATGGACGGGTTCCAGGTGATGCCCGCGCCGGCGGCGGTCCGGCTCGGGGATGTGTTCGTCACCGTCACAGGCAACATCCACGTGCTCGGGCTCGAGCATTTCCGAGCCATGAAAGACGGCGCGATCGTAGCGAATTCCGGACACTTCAATGTGGAGCTGGATTTGGATTCCCTGCGGAAGGAGGCGAAAGCCGCCCGCGTCGTGAGGCCCTTTGTGGAAGAGTTCACGCTTCCGAACGGGAAGCGGATCTTCGTTCTCGGCGAGGGCCGGCTCATCAACCTCGCCGCGGCCGAGGGACATCCCGCCGCGGTGATGGACATGAGCTTCGCGAACCAAGCTCTGGGCATCGAGTACTTGCTCACACACGCGCGCGAACTCAAGCCGAACGTCTATCCGATTCCCAAGGCGCTCGACCAGGAGATCGCCCGCCTCAAACTGGAAGCGCTCGGCGTCCACATCGATACCCTCACTCCCGAGCAGAGCGCCTACCTCGCTTCCTGGCAACAGGGGACCTAA
- a CDS encoding methionine adenosyltransferase — translation MAFTSESVTEGHPDKVADQISDAILDAILAQDPTGRVACETLVTTGLALVAGEITTKCYVDIPRVVRDTIRDIGYDNPTYGFDYETCSVLTCIDEQSKDIALGVDRAGAGDQGLMFGYAVRETPELMPLPIRLAHSLTRALAQARRSGTFPELRPDGKSQVTVEYVDGKPRRVSTVVLSTQHAEMPEAEYKRFTDRLISDVIRPVLPREMIDGEPVYFVNPTGRFVLGGPRADTGLTGRKIIVDTYGGFGGHGGGSFSGKDPSKVDRSGSYAARHVAKNVVGAGLADRCTVQVAYAIGVEQPVSIMVDSHGTGKVPDSRLEELVRRHFDLRPAAIIQNLDLRKPMYRKTAAYGHFGRENEGFRWELLDRVEDLKRDA, via the coding sequence ATGGCGTTTACTTCCGAGTCCGTGACGGAAGGGCATCCCGACAAGGTCGCGGATCAGATTTCGGACGCCATCCTGGACGCGATCCTGGCGCAGGACCCAACCGGTCGTGTTGCCTGCGAGACGCTGGTGACGACGGGGCTCGCGCTCGTGGCGGGTGAGATCACGACCAAGTGCTACGTGGACATCCCGCGGGTCGTGCGGGACACGATCCGGGATATCGGCTACGACAATCCGACGTACGGATTCGACTACGAGACCTGCTCCGTGCTGACCTGCATCGACGAGCAGTCGAAGGACATCGCGCTGGGGGTCGATCGCGCCGGCGCGGGAGATCAGGGCCTCATGTTCGGCTACGCGGTCCGGGAGACACCCGAGCTCATGCCGCTTCCGATCCGCCTCGCCCATTCCCTGACCCGAGCGCTGGCCCAAGCGCGCCGGTCAGGCACCTTTCCGGAGCTGCGCCCCGATGGAAAATCCCAGGTGACCGTCGAGTACGTGGACGGAAAGCCGCGCCGCGTCAGCACCGTGGTCCTATCGACCCAGCACGCGGAGATGCCCGAGGCCGAGTACAAGCGCTTCACGGACCGCCTGATCTCCGACGTGATCCGCCCGGTGCTGCCGCGCGAGATGATCGACGGGGAGCCGGTCTATTTCGTCAATCCAACCGGCCGCTTCGTGCTGGGGGGACCGCGCGCCGATACCGGGCTCACGGGCCGCAAGATCATCGTCGACACCTACGGCGGATTCGGGGGCCACGGCGGGGGATCCTTCAGCGGCAAGGACCCTTCGAAGGTGGATCGCTCCGGTTCCTACGCCGCGCGCCATGTCGCGAAGAACGTCGTGGGCGCGGGGCTCGCGGACCGCTGCACCGTCCAGGTGGCGTACGCGATCGGGGTCGAGCAGCCGGTCTCCATCATGGTGGATTCCCACGGGACCGGAAAGGTGCCCGATTCGAGGCTCGAGGAGCTGGTGCGACGCCACTTTGATCTGAGGCCGGCCGCGATCATCCAAAACCTCGATCTACGGAAACCGATGTATCGGAAGACAGCCGCCTATGGACATTTCGGACGCGAGAACGAAGGCTTCCGCTGGGAGCTGCTCGACCGCGTGGAGGATTTGAAGCGTGACGCCTAG
- a CDS encoding nucleotidyl transferase: MARHLSASAQGPSRNRGTGGRRSDASASLGRVTRGFRELLPRAAERRRSKHASRRQRPQTSPREVKPVAIVPVAGSGSRLRPLTHTTPKSLLMVAGKPILAHILDQLKPAGLERVILVIAPGPQGERIRRYAASRQDFRIECVLQEEPLGLGHAVVQAKLAAGRAPLLIILGDTIVQAVIGDLVRNGSQVGVHEVSDPSRFGVATVRGGKIVELVEKPERPVSSLALVGLYYISNGPLLFESLETLVRERRLTRGELQLTDALQLLLQRGEELRPFPVSGWYDCGKVETLLETNRALLEQLATPVSREGVVVIPPVALDPTADVTAAVIGPHVSIGPRAHVRQAVVRNSIVNEGAIVEDIVLDASVVGENAVVRGAYQRLNVGSSEVESS, encoded by the coding sequence ATGGCTCGCCACCTATCTGCGTCAGCGCAAGGTCCAAGTCGAAACCGTGGTACTGGAGGGAGACGATCCGATGCTTCGGCTTCTCTGGGGCGTGTCACGCGGGGATTTCGTGAGCTTCTACCTCGCGCTGCTGAACGGCGTCGATCCAAGCACGCTTCCCGGCGTCAACGCCCTCAAACGAGCCCTCGCGAAGTGAAACCGGTCGCCATCGTCCCGGTCGCGGGCAGCGGCTCGCGGCTCAGGCCGCTCACCCACACCACGCCGAAATCGCTTCTGATGGTGGCGGGGAAGCCTATTCTGGCCCACATCCTGGATCAGTTGAAGCCGGCGGGGCTGGAGCGCGTGATCTTGGTGATCGCCCCGGGTCCCCAGGGTGAGCGCATCCGCCGCTACGCGGCCTCTCGGCAAGATTTCCGGATCGAGTGCGTTCTGCAGGAGGAGCCGCTCGGGCTGGGGCACGCGGTCGTGCAAGCGAAGCTGGCGGCCGGCCGGGCCCCGCTTCTCATTATCCTTGGCGACACGATCGTGCAGGCGGTGATCGGAGACCTGGTCCGGAACGGCTCCCAGGTCGGCGTGCACGAGGTGAGCGATCCGAGCCGGTTCGGAGTGGCGACCGTCCGAGGGGGAAAGATCGTAGAGCTCGTGGAGAAGCCGGAGCGCCCCGTTTCGAGCCTGGCGCTCGTGGGCCTGTATTACATTTCCAACGGGCCGCTCCTTTTTGAATCTCTGGAGACCCTCGTCCGTGAGCGGCGGCTGACGCGGGGCGAGCTGCAGCTCACCGACGCGCTCCAGCTGCTCCTGCAGCGCGGAGAGGAACTCCGCCCCTTTCCGGTGTCGGGCTGGTATGATTGCGGCAAAGTGGAGACCCTTCTCGAGACCAACCGGGCTCTGCTGGAGCAGCTCGCGACGCCCGTGAGCCGTGAGGGGGTGGTGGTGATCCCCCCCGTGGCCTTGGATCCCACCGCGGACGTCACGGCGGCCGTCATCGGTCCGCACGTTTCGATCGGCCCTCGGGCCCATGTGCGCCAGGCGGTGGTACGAAACTCGATCGTGAACGAAGGGGCGATCGTCGAAGACATTGTGCTGGATGCTTCGGTGGTGGGGGAGAACGCGGTGGTGCGCGGCGCGTACCAGCGCCTAAACGTGGGTTCATCCGAGGTGGAATCTTCATGA